From the Streptomyces sp. SN-593 genome, the window GGCCAAGTCCCCGACTACCGCTCCGGCACCACGGCCGCCCGCACGGCACACACCCCCTGGACGCCCGAGGAGCAGGCCCGGCACCGCGCCGACCTCCTGGCCGCGCTCGACGAGAAGCCGTTGCGGGTCGGCCGTCGCGCCCGGCCCGTCCGCCACCTCGCCGCCGTACCCCCCGCCGCGTGACCACCACCCGCCCGAAACCCCGCCCGAACCGCACCCCGACAGAACCGGAGAACACACCGTGACCAGCAGCGATACCCCGACGCACCACCCGATCACCCTGCTCGTCGGCGGGCAGGAATGCCTCGACCGCGAGTGCGAGGAGTACGCCACCGAGGACGGCGGCAACGACCCGGGCGTGGAGCGTTGCTCCCACATCCGCGAGGAGATCGTCTGCGCGCAGTGCTCGACCATGACCCGCGAGGGCTACTGGGAGAACACCGTGCCGTGGACCGGCCCGCACGCCACCACCGGCGGGGTGCAGCGGTGAGCGGCGGCGGATACGCCGGCATCAGCCTGGCGGGCCGGTGGGAGTGCGGGGCCTGTGGCGCTACCGGAGACGGCTGGTACGACGCGGAGGACAACACGCTCGTCCTGCACGACGAGGACGAGCAGCCCTTCGCCCCCGAGGACCACGACTGCGCGGCGAACGGGGTGCAGCGGTGAGCGAGCAGCAGCCCGGGCGCGGGCACCGCATCGAGGCCGGGCAGGAGTACGCGGCGTGCCGCCCGACGCCGTCCATGCCCGGCGAGCACTACACCCGTATCCGGGTCACGGAGACGCCCGAGCCGACCTGGCACACGGCCAGCGTTGTCACCGTCTACGCCGACGGAAGCACCACCCGGCCCCGCAACATCAACACCCGGAAGCTGCACGCGACCGGGTTCCGGCAGGACGGACACCCGCGCGTCACCGGCTACCGGTTGGTGCGGCACGTGGACGGCACGACGGCAGGAGACGCGTAATGATCATCCACTTCCGTGAAGACGACTGGCGGCCCACCGAACGCACCGGCTTCCGCAGGGCCGCGAAACTCTCCGCCGGCGAACTGGTGATCTGGGAACGCCGCGCTCACCGCGTGGTCGAGACCCGGGAACGGGACCTGACCGACTGGCCCGAGCGGTACCGGGAGAAGTGGGTCGAGTGGGGCATGCCCGACCCTGCCACGTGGGACTACCGGCCGTTCGTCGTCGTCCTGCGCCCCGACGACCAGCCGGCCGCGAAGCCGACCCACCTGCTGCGCCCGGCCAACCACACGTGGCGCACCCTGCCCGAGCACTACGCCGTGTGCCGCCTCTGCGCGGAGATCCCGCCGTGCCGCCACGTCCACAACGAGACGATTGCCGAACGGGCCGCGGAGCGGTTCGAGCAGGAGATGGCGATCTTGCCCGGCTGCTGCCACGCCTGCCGCGAACCCATCACCCGCCGCCAGAAGTCCGTGCGGTTCACCGGCCCCAACCTGATCCGGCCCGACCTCGGCGACGACTCTGCGGTCTTTCACCTGCGCGCGAAGTGCCACGGCTCCGTGCGCGCCTACGACGAACGCTGGGCCAAAGCCGTTGGCAAGCCCCGGCGCTTCTTCTGCGAAGGCACCATGACCGTGCACCAGGGCGGCTCCACGGACTGCACCGAGCTGGCGGACTGCCCCGGCGAGGTCGACCACCGGGCCCGGATCTGGCACCACCCCGACGGTGCGCGACACGGCAAGTACAGCGGCTGCTGGTGCCTCGCAGGGGTGATCGCGTCGTGACCCCGCCGCGCGGCCTGGTGTCGCCCCCGAGCACCCCGCACGGGCCGGACGGCCATGGTCCTCCCGGGCGGAGTTCGGGCCGCAGACGGGCGTACAGCCGATCTGTGGCAGCGCGCCGCACAACCCACCGATGTGACTGGAGCCCAGCAGTGAGTGCCCGCAGCAAGCGCAACCAGCCCGTCGGCGACATGTTCGACGGGATGCCGGACATCCTCGCGAAGCAGCCCCCGAAGGCCGCCGAGGGCGACCACGAGATCCGCACCCTGGACGAGGCAATCGCCCGCTCCCACGAGATCCTGGACCAGGCGCTTGCCGAGCATCCGGTCGTTGGCACCTTCTGGCTGTTCTCCGGCGGCAACGACTCCGTGATCGTCGGGCACCTGTTGCGCGGCCGGTACGACGCCGTGCTGCACGTGAACACCGGCACGGGCATCCCGGAGACCACCGCACACGTTCGCGCCGTCGCGAAGGTGTGGGGCGAGACCCTGCACGAGCTGCACCCGAAGAACCGGTACGAGGATCTCGTCCTCGGCAAGGTCATCGCCGGGTCCGGGCCGAACGCCGGGTGGCGGCCGATCTGGAAGGGCTTCCCCGGGCCGGCTGGCCACAAGGTCATGTACCGGCAGCTCAAGAACGAGCCGCTGATGCGGTTCCGCCGCGAAACGCTAGGCGACCAGAAGAACCTGCCCCGCGCCGAACGCAAGAAGATCATCTACCTGGGTGGGATGCGCTGGGCCGAGTCCGACAAGCGTTTCCGCAACGCCGAAGCCATCGACCCCGACGGCTCCATCGTGTGGGTGTCCCCGCTGGTGCACTGGACCGACGCGCACATGCGCGAATACCGGGCCCGGCACCGCTGCCAGGAGCAGCACGACCACGCCGAGCACCGCCTGTGCCGGCCGGATGCCCTGCCGCTCAACCCGGTCACCGAGCACCTGCACATGTCCGGCGAATGCCTGTGCGGCGCCTACGCCAAGCCTGGGGAACTCGACGAGATCGAGTTCTTCTACCCGGAGACCGCCGCGCGGCTGCGCGCCCTGGAGACGGAAGCGGAGCAGGCCGGGATGCCGTACTGCAAGTGGGGCCAGCCCAACGGCAAGCCGGCATCCGGCGCCCCGGCCGGGCGGCTGTGCTCCTCGTGCGTCGTGCCCGAAGGCCAGGACGAGCTGGCTTCGTTCTGGCTGGAGCGTGGGCTGATCGACGTCACCCAGGCGGCGTTGCTCGGGCACTCCGACGACGAGCCGGACGGCCGGCGCGCATGACCACGCAGGAGAGGCGCGCCGGCTCTTACCCGGCGCGCCTCCACCCCCGATCTGATCACACCCCGCTGGAGGACACCATGACCACACCCACCGAGCCGCTGTGCGCGGACCGGACTGGCGAGTACGGGCCGTGCGCCCGGCCGCTGGGCCACCCCGAGGCGTACTGCCGCAACGCGGCGCAGACCCAACTGTGGCTGCGGGACGCCGACACGCCGCCCGCTGACGATGCGCCGTTCGGCCTGGACGGTTGCACCTGCATCCCGTGGACCCGGCAGGGCGGCGTGGCCCGGTACTACGGGCCGACCGACACCGTCGACATGATCGGCGGCTGGAAGCGGCGCTCAGACTGCCCCCACCACGTGCCCACCCCGCCCGTGCCGGACGACGACGGGCTGCGGCAGACGGTCGTCTGCTCGTCCGACTGCGATCCCGACTGCGACGTGGACTGCCACGAAAACCACGCCGTCCCGTGGCGGCGGCACCACGACCCCGACACCTGCCCCGGGACGCTGCGGCAGCGGATTGAGACCGCCCTGCGCGACGCCGTGCACGTCTGCGGCGAGGACTGCCCCGCCCCGGACGAGGCCGCGTGCCACGCCGCGCACCCGATCCAGGAGGCCGTGTCGCACCACGGGGTCGTCACGGACCTGTACGCGCCGATCGCGGCCCTCGCCGACGCCGTGCTGCCGCTGGTGGCCGAACGCGAAGCGCAGGTGCTCCGTGGCGCCGCCGACCTGATCGCCAACCACCCCGGGGCCATCCCGTACCGGCCTCAACTTGACGAGGACGGCGGCTTCTGGTGGGACACCCGCGACCGGGACGCCGCCGCGAACCTGCTCCGTGCCCGTGCCGACGCCATCCGGCCCCAGGGCGGGGGCGCGTGATGGCCCTCTGCCCGGGGTGCGACGGGGTCATCCCCTGCCACTGCCACCTCCAGCCGCCCGTGCAGACCCGCCCCGGCGTGTACCTGGCGGTCCCGCGCATGTCCCGGGCCGAGGTCATCGCCGCCCTGGACGCACTGACCGCGGCCGACATGGACCACGCCAACGCCAGCCTCGCCCGCTCGGCGGTGCGGGCCGATACCGAGGAGACCCAGCCGTGACCGCCCTGCCCGTCATCCTCCAGGTCGTCCGCTACCGCTGCCCGTTCTGCACCCGCTCCCGGGCGAAGAAGACCGTCACCGAGCAGCACATCGCCCGCTGCTGGCACAACCCGGAAGTGCGCTCCTGCAAGACGTGCGTGCACTACGAGCCCGCCGAGGAAGGCCCGTACCCGGAGCACCCCGGATGGCCCGAGTCCTGCGGCGCCGAGCACGACATCACCGCCGGGATCGCCACCGGCTGCCCGCAGTGGGAGGCGAAGTGAGCGCCCGCATCACCCTCCACTGCGACCGTGAATCGCAGTACGGCCTGTGCACCAGCCAGCTCTACACCGAGGCCCTGACGCTCGACCAGGCCCGCGCGGCTGGCGGCCAACTCGGCTGGCTCTCCCACTCCGACGGCAACGACTACTGCCCCACCTGCTCCGGAGCCCCCCAGCCCCGCCGCACCAACGTCGTCCACCTCGCACCGAAGGACCAGCCGTGATTCACCTCGCCGAACTGGCGCGCGTCCGCCTCGCCCGTGGCCGCGTCGTTCACGCGGTCGCCCCGGTCGGTTCCCGGACCACTGCCTGCGGACTGCACGTCCACCTCGAAGACCCGTGGGGCCGCAAGCAGGACACCGCCCTCGACCCGACCACGCCCGTCACATGCCCCCGATGCCGCGCCCCCGAGGAGCTCCAGCCGTGATCCGCGCCCATGCCTGCTACAGCGCCGTCTGCGACGCCTGCGGCGAACCCCTCCGCGACCCGGACTCCGAGGCCGAGGTCCACTTCGCCACCGAGGACGAAGCGCGGCGCGTGGCCCGGTCGTACCGGTGGCCCGTCACCAGCGGCGCGCTGATCTGCCCCGAGACCGACCCGGAGCACCAGGCCGCGCTCGACCGGCTCATGCCCGCCGAACCCATGCCGCTGAACCAGCCCACCCTTGACGGAGAGACCGCCTGATGCCCATCACCCCGCTCACCAAGCCCACCTATGCCCTCGACTGCGACCGCTGCGGTATCCCCGCCGAACACGACGACGGCACACCCACCCTGTTCGAGTCGGAGGACGCCGCCCGCGCCTGGGCCCGCGACAACGGCTGGACGGTCGGCGACGAACTCCTGTGCACCCAGGACGCCATCGACGCCGCGAACCAGCGGGAGCACGACGAAGAGATCGCCGCCGCGATCCAGTACGCCATGGGAGACCAGCCGTGACCGACACCCCCGACACCCAGCAGCGCCCCATGCACGCCGTCGTCAAGACCGCCGACGGATTCACCGCGCACGCAGGGCTCCTTGAGGAATGCGCCCGCCCCGAGTGCGTCGCCGCCGCCACGCTGGCCGCCGAGCGGGCGGCCCACGAGGAGCACCGGCGGCAGCTCGCCGCCGCGCTCGGCGCGGACGCCACCACCGCCGACTGGCCGTACCTGCTCGGGCGCGCCACCGAGATCCGCGACGGCCGAGACCGCGCCGACACCGAGTGCACCCGGCTCGCCGGCGAGGCCGAGGAACACCAGCGCCAACTCGCCGAGGCCCGTGCGGCGCAGGCCCGCTACGAGGAAGAGACCGTCGGTCGGTTCAACAAGCAGGCCACCGAAGACCGGCGCCGCGCCGAGCAGGCGGAGGCGACCGTGCGCGACTACGAGAACCGCATCACCTGGGAGACCACGTGCGGGGAGCATGCCCGGCTTCTGGACTCGTGCCGGGTGGCTGACGAGGCGCGCGAGCGGGCCGAGGCCGCGCTCACCCGCGTCCG encodes:
- a CDS encoding phosphoadenosine phosphosulfate reductase family protein is translated as MSARSKRNQPVGDMFDGMPDILAKQPPKAAEGDHEIRTLDEAIARSHEILDQALAEHPVVGTFWLFSGGNDSVIVGHLLRGRYDAVLHVNTGTGIPETTAHVRAVAKVWGETLHELHPKNRYEDLVLGKVIAGSGPNAGWRPIWKGFPGPAGHKVMYRQLKNEPLMRFRRETLGDQKNLPRAERKKIIYLGGMRWAESDKRFRNAEAIDPDGSIVWVSPLVHWTDAHMREYRARHRCQEQHDHAEHRLCRPDALPLNPVTEHLHMSGECLCGAYAKPGELDEIEFFYPETAARLRALETEAEQAGMPYCKWGQPNGKPASGAPAGRLCSSCVVPEGQDELASFWLERGLIDVTQAALLGHSDDEPDGRRA